In Equus asinus isolate D_3611 breed Donkey chromosome 13, EquAss-T2T_v2, whole genome shotgun sequence, one DNA window encodes the following:
- the TNFSF13 gene encoding tumor necrosis factor ligand superfamily member 13 isoform X2, translating into MPASSPSLLAPKGPRGDMGGPVREPALSVALWLSWGAALGAVACAMALLTQQTELQTLRREVTRLQRTGGPSEKGEGYPWLSLREQSPEALEARENGERSRRRRAVLTHKQKKKHSVLHLVPINITSKEDSDVTEVMWQPALRRGRGLEAQGYVVRVWDAGVYLLYSQVLFHDVTFTMGQVVSREGQGRQETLFRCIRSMPSNPDWAYNSCYSAGVFHLHQGDILSVLIPRARAKLSLSPHGTFLGFVKL; encoded by the exons ATGCCAGCTTCATCTCCTTCCTTGCTAGCCCCCAAAGGGCCCCGGGGAGACATGGGGGGCCCGGTCCGAGAGCCGGCACTCTCAGTTGCCCTCTGGTTGAGTTGGGGGGCAGCTCTGGGGGCTGTGGCTTGTGCCATGGCTCTGCTGACCCAACAAACAGAGCTGCAAACCCTAAGGAGAGAGGTGACCCGGCTGCAGAGGACTGGAGGGCCCTCCGAGAAGGGGGAAGGGTATCCATGGCTGAGCCTCCGGGAGCAG AGCCCTGAGGCCCTGGAAGCCCGGGAGAATGGGGAGAGATCCCGGAGAAGGAGAGCAGTGCTCACCCATAAACAGAAGA aAAAGCACTCAGTTCTGCACCTTGTTCCCATTAACATCACCTCCAAAG AGGACTCTGATGTGACAGAGGTGATGTGGCAACCAGCTCTAAGGCGTGGGAGAGGCCTGGAGGCCCAAGGATATGTTGTTCGAGTCTGGGATGCTGGAGTTTATCTGCTGTACAGCCAG GTCCTGTTTCATGATGTGACTTTCACCATGGGTCAGGTGGTGTCTCGGGAGGGCCAGGGAAGGCAAGAGACTCTATTCCGATGTATAAGAAGTATGCCCTCCAACCCGGACTGGGCCTACAATAGCTGCTACAGTGCAG gTGTCTTCCATTTACACCAAGGAGATATTCTGAGTGTCTTAATCCCCCGGGCAAGGGCGAAACTTAGCCTCTCTCCACATGGAACCTTCCTGGGGTTTGTGAAACTGTGA
- the EIF4A1 gene encoding eukaryotic initiation factor 4A-I isoform X2, with product MEPEGVIESNWNEIVDSFDDMNLSESLLRGIYAYGFEKPSAIQQRAILPCIKGYDVIAQAQSGTGKTATFAISILQQIELDLKATQALVLAPTRELAQQIQKVVMALGDYMGASCHACIGGTNVRAEVQKLQMEAPHIIVGTPGRVFDMLNRRYLSPKYIKMFVLDEADEMLSRGFKDQIYDIFQKLNSNTQVVLLSATMPSDVLEVTKKFMRDPIRILVKKEELTLEGIRQFYINVEREEWKLDTLCDLYETLTITQAVIFINTRRKVDWLTEKMHARDFTVSAMHGDMDQKERDVIMREFRSGSSRVLITTDLLARGIDVQQVSLVINYDLPTNRENYIHRIGRGGRFGRKGVAINMVTEEDKRTLRDIETFYNTSIEEMPLNVADLI from the exons ATGGAGCCCGAAGGCGTCATCGAG AGTAACTGGAATGAGATTGTTGACAGCTTTGATGACATGAACCTCTCGGAGTCCCTCCTCCGTGGCATCTACGCCTATGGTTTTGAGAAGCCCTCTGCCATCCAGCAGCGAGCCATTCTTCCTTGTATCAAGG GTTACGATGTGATCGCTCAAGCCCAATCTGGGACTGGGAAAACGGCCACTTTTGCCATATCAATTCTGCAACAGATTGAATTGGATCTCAAGGCCACCCAGGCCTTGGTTCTGGCTCCCACTAGAGAGTTGGCTCAGCAG ATACAAAAAGTAGTTATGGCATTAGGAGACTACATGGGTGCTTCCTGCCACGCCTGCATTGGGGGTACCAACGTGCGTGCTGAGGTGCAGAAACTGCAGATGGAAGCTCCCCATATCATCGTGGGTACCCCAGGCCGTGTGTTTGATATGCTTAACCGGAGATACCTGT CTCCCAAATACATAAAGATGTTTGTACTGGATGAAGCTGATGAAATGCTAAGCCGTGGATTCAAGGACCAGATCTATGACATATTCCAAAAGCTCAACAGCAACACCCAG gtGGTTCTGCTGTCGGCAACAATGCCTTCTGATGTGCTTGAGGTGACCAAGAAGTTCATGAGGGACCCCATTCGGATTCTTGTTAAGAAGGAAGAGTTGACCCTGGAGGGTATCCGCCAATTCTACATCAATGTGGAACGAGAG gaaTGGAAGCTGGACACATTGTGTGACTTGTATGAAACCCTGACCATCACCCAGGCAGTCATCTTCATCAACACCCGAAGGAAGGTTGATTGGCTCACTGAGAAGATGCATGCCCGAGACTTCACTGTCTCTGCCATG CATGGAGATATGGACCAAAAGGAACGAGATGTAATCATGAGGGAGTTCCGCTCTGGCTCTAGCAGAGTATTAATTACCACTGACCTGCTG GCCAGAGGCATTGATGTGCAGCAGGTTTCTTTAGTCATCAACTATgaccttcccaccaacagggaAAACTATATCCATAG AATTGGTCGTGGTGGACGTTTTGGCCGTAAGGGTGTGGCTATTAACATGGTAACAGAAGAAGACAAGAGGACTCTTCGAGACATCGAGACCTTCTACAACACCTCCATTGAGGAGATGCCCCTCAATGTTGCTGACCTCATTTGA
- the EIF4A1 gene encoding eukaryotic initiation factor 4A-I isoform X1, with the protein MSASQDSRSRDNGPDGMEPEGVIESNWNEIVDSFDDMNLSESLLRGIYAYGFEKPSAIQQRAILPCIKGYDVIAQAQSGTGKTATFAISILQQIELDLKATQALVLAPTRELAQQIQKVVMALGDYMGASCHACIGGTNVRAEVQKLQMEAPHIIVGTPGRVFDMLNRRYLSPKYIKMFVLDEADEMLSRGFKDQIYDIFQKLNSNTQVVLLSATMPSDVLEVTKKFMRDPIRILVKKEELTLEGIRQFYINVEREEWKLDTLCDLYETLTITQAVIFINTRRKVDWLTEKMHARDFTVSAMHGDMDQKERDVIMREFRSGSSRVLITTDLLARGIDVQQVSLVINYDLPTNRENYIHRIGRGGRFGRKGVAINMVTEEDKRTLRDIETFYNTSIEEMPLNVADLI; encoded by the exons ATGTCTGCGAGTCAGGATTCCCG ATCCAGAGACAATGGCCCCGACGGGATGGAGCCCGAAGGCGTCATCGAG AGTAACTGGAATGAGATTGTTGACAGCTTTGATGACATGAACCTCTCGGAGTCCCTCCTCCGTGGCATCTACGCCTATGGTTTTGAGAAGCCCTCTGCCATCCAGCAGCGAGCCATTCTTCCTTGTATCAAGG GTTACGATGTGATCGCTCAAGCCCAATCTGGGACTGGGAAAACGGCCACTTTTGCCATATCAATTCTGCAACAGATTGAATTGGATCTCAAGGCCACCCAGGCCTTGGTTCTGGCTCCCACTAGAGAGTTGGCTCAGCAG ATACAAAAAGTAGTTATGGCATTAGGAGACTACATGGGTGCTTCCTGCCACGCCTGCATTGGGGGTACCAACGTGCGTGCTGAGGTGCAGAAACTGCAGATGGAAGCTCCCCATATCATCGTGGGTACCCCAGGCCGTGTGTTTGATATGCTTAACCGGAGATACCTGT CTCCCAAATACATAAAGATGTTTGTACTGGATGAAGCTGATGAAATGCTAAGCCGTGGATTCAAGGACCAGATCTATGACATATTCCAAAAGCTCAACAGCAACACCCAG gtGGTTCTGCTGTCGGCAACAATGCCTTCTGATGTGCTTGAGGTGACCAAGAAGTTCATGAGGGACCCCATTCGGATTCTTGTTAAGAAGGAAGAGTTGACCCTGGAGGGTATCCGCCAATTCTACATCAATGTGGAACGAGAG gaaTGGAAGCTGGACACATTGTGTGACTTGTATGAAACCCTGACCATCACCCAGGCAGTCATCTTCATCAACACCCGAAGGAAGGTTGATTGGCTCACTGAGAAGATGCATGCCCGAGACTTCACTGTCTCTGCCATG CATGGAGATATGGACCAAAAGGAACGAGATGTAATCATGAGGGAGTTCCGCTCTGGCTCTAGCAGAGTATTAATTACCACTGACCTGCTG GCCAGAGGCATTGATGTGCAGCAGGTTTCTTTAGTCATCAACTATgaccttcccaccaacagggaAAACTATATCCATAG AATTGGTCGTGGTGGACGTTTTGGCCGTAAGGGTGTGGCTATTAACATGGTAACAGAAGAAGACAAGAGGACTCTTCGAGACATCGAGACCTTCTACAACACCTCCATTGAGGAGATGCCCCTCAATGTTGCTGACCTCATTTGA
- the SENP3 gene encoding sentrin-specific protease 3 isoform X1, whose product MKETIQGTGSWGPEPPGPGIAQAYSSPRRERLRWPAPPKPRLKSGGGFGPDPGSGTTVPARRLSVPRPSFDASASEEEEEEEDEDEDEEEEVAAWRLPPRWGQLGASQRPRPPRPTHRKTCSQRRRRAMRAFRMLLYSKSTSLTFHWKLWGRHRGRRRSLTQPKNHLSPQEGGATPQVPSPCCRFDSPRGPPPPRLGLLGALMAEDGVRRSPPVPSGPTMEEDGLRWTPKSPLDSDSGLLSCALPNGFGGPPGPEGERSLAPPDASILISNVCSIGDHVAQELFQGSDLGTAEEAERPGEKAGQHSPLREEHVTCVQSILDEFLQTYGSLIPLSTDEVVEKLEDIFQQEFSTPSRKGLVLQLIQSYQRMPGNAMVRGFRVAYKRHVLTMDDLGTLYGQNWLNDQVMNMYGDLVMDTVPEKVHFFNSFFYDKLRTKGYDGVKRWTKNVDIFNKELLLIPIHLEVHWSLISVDVRRRTITYFDSQRTLNRRCPKHIAKYLQAEAVKKDRLDFHHGWKGYFKMYCKHLALSQPFSFTQQDMPKLRRQIYKELCHCKLTV is encoded by the exons ATGAAAGAGACTATACAAGGGACCGGGTCTTGGGGGCCTGAGCCTCCTGGACCCGGCATAGCCCAAGCTTACTCAAGTCCCAGGCGGGAGCGTCTTCGTTGGCCCGCACCCCCCAAACCCCGACTCAAATCAGGTGGAGGGTTTGGGCCAGATCCTGGGTCAGGGACCACAGTGCCAGCCAGACGCCTCTCTGTCCCTCGGCCCTCTTTTGATGCCTCAGCtagtgaagaggaggaagaagaagaggatgaagatgaagatgaggaagaggaagtggCAGCTTGGAGGCTGCCCCCCAGATGGGGTCAGCTGGGAGCCTCCCAGCGGCCTCGTCCTCCCCGCCCCACTCATCGAAAAACCTGCTCACAGCGCCGCCGCAGAGCTATGAGAGCCTTCCGGATGCTGCTCTACTCTAAAAGCACCTCGCTGACATTCCACTGGAAGCTTTGGGGGCGCCACCGGGGCCGGCGGCGGAGCCTCACACAGCCCAAGAACCATCTTTCACCCCAGGAAGGTGGTGCGACACCACAGGTGCCATCCCCCTGCTGTCGTTTTGACTCCCCCCGGGGCCCACCTCCACCCCGGCTGGGTCTGCTAGGTGCTCTCATGGCTGAAGATGGGGTGAGAAGGTCTCCACCAGTGCCCTCTGGGCCCACTATGGAGGAAGATGGATTAAGGTGGACTCCAAAGTCTCCTCTGGACTCTGACTCAG GCCTCCTCTCCTGTGCTCTGCCCAATGGTTTTGGGGGACCACCTGGGCCAGAAGGGGAGCGAAGTCTGGCACCCCCTGATGCCAGCATCCTCATCAGCAATGTGTGCAGCATCGGGGACCATGTGGCCCAGGAGCTTTTTCAGGGCTCAGATTTGGGCACTGCAGAAGAGGCAGAGCGGCCCGGGGAGAAAGCTGGCCAGCACAGCCCTCTTCGGGAGGAGCATGTGACCTGCGTGCAAA GCATCTTGGATGAATTCCTTCAAACTTATGGCAGCCTCATCCCCCTCAGTACTGATGAGGTAGTagagaaactggaggacattttCCAGCAGGAGTTTTCTACGCCTTCCAG GAAGGGCCTGGTGCTGCAGCTGATCCAGTCATACCAGCGGATGCCAGGCAATGCCATGGTGAGGGGCTTCCGAGTGGCCTATAAGCGGCACGTGCTGACCATGGATGACTTGGGGACCTTGTATGGACAGAACTGGCTCAATGACCAG GTAATGAACATGTATGGAGACCTGGTCATGGACACAGTCCCTGAAAAG GTGCATTTCTTCAACAGTTTCTTCTATGATAAACTCCGTACCAAGGGTTATGATGGGGTGAAAAGGTGGACCAAAAAC GTGGACATCTTCAATAAGGAGCTACTGCTAATCCCCATCCACCTGGAGGTGCACTGGTCCCTCATCTCTGTTGATGTGAGGCGACGCACCATCACCTATTTTGACTCGCAGCGCACCCTAAACCGCCGCTGCCCTAAG CATATAGCCAAGTATCTACAGGCAGAGGCAGTGAAGAAAGACAGGCTAGATTTCCACCACGGCTGGAAAGGTTACTTCAAAATG TACTGCAAGCACCTGGCCCTGTCTCAGCCATTCAGCTTCACCCAGCAGGACATGCCCAAACTTCGTCGACAGATCTACAAGGAGCTGTGTCACTGCAAACTCACTGTGTGA
- the TNFSF13 gene encoding tumor necrosis factor ligand superfamily member 13 isoform X1, translating to MPASSPSLLAPKGPRGDMGGPVREPALSVALWLSWGAALGAVACAMALLTQQTELQTLRREVTRLQRTGGPSEKGEGYPWLSLREQILENSQHQDSACWGKSPEALEARENGERSRRRRAVLTHKQKKKHSVLHLVPINITSKEDSDVTEVMWQPALRRGRGLEAQGYVVRVWDAGVYLLYSQVLFHDVTFTMGQVVSREGQGRQETLFRCIRSMPSNPDWAYNSCYSAGVFHLHQGDILSVLIPRARAKLSLSPHGTFLGFVKL from the exons ATGCCAGCTTCATCTCCTTCCTTGCTAGCCCCCAAAGGGCCCCGGGGAGACATGGGGGGCCCGGTCCGAGAGCCGGCACTCTCAGTTGCCCTCTGGTTGAGTTGGGGGGCAGCTCTGGGGGCTGTGGCTTGTGCCATGGCTCTGCTGACCCAACAAACAGAGCTGCAAACCCTAAGGAGAGAGGTGACCCGGCTGCAGAGGACTGGAGGGCCCTCCGAGAAGGGGGAAGGGTATCCATGGCTGAGCCTCCGGGAGCAG ATCCTGGAGAACAGCCAGCACCAAGACTCAGCTTGCTGGGGAAAG AGCCCTGAGGCCCTGGAAGCCCGGGAGAATGGGGAGAGATCCCGGAGAAGGAGAGCAGTGCTCACCCATAAACAGAAGA aAAAGCACTCAGTTCTGCACCTTGTTCCCATTAACATCACCTCCAAAG AGGACTCTGATGTGACAGAGGTGATGTGGCAACCAGCTCTAAGGCGTGGGAGAGGCCTGGAGGCCCAAGGATATGTTGTTCGAGTCTGGGATGCTGGAGTTTATCTGCTGTACAGCCAG GTCCTGTTTCATGATGTGACTTTCACCATGGGTCAGGTGGTGTCTCGGGAGGGCCAGGGAAGGCAAGAGACTCTATTCCGATGTATAAGAAGTATGCCCTCCAACCCGGACTGGGCCTACAATAGCTGCTACAGTGCAG gTGTCTTCCATTTACACCAAGGAGATATTCTGAGTGTCTTAATCCCCCGGGCAAGGGCGAAACTTAGCCTCTCTCCACATGGAACCTTCCTGGGGTTTGTGAAACTGTGA
- the SENP3 gene encoding sentrin-specific protease 3 isoform X2, whose amino-acid sequence MKETIQGTGSWGPEPPGPGIAQAYSSPRRERLRWPAPPKPRLKSGGGFGPDPGSGTTVPARRLSVPRPSFDASASEEEEEEEDEDEDEEEEVAAWRLPPRWGQLGASQRPRPPRPTHRKTCSQRRRRAMRAFRMLLYSKSTSLTFHWKLWGRHRGRRRSLTQPKNHLSPQEGGATPQVPSPCCRFDSPRGPPPPRLGLLGALMAEDGVRRSPPVPSGPTMEEDGLRWTPKSPLDSDSGLLSCALPNGFGGPPGPEGERSLAPPDASILISNVCSIGDHVAQELFQGSDLGTAEEAERPGEKAGQHSPLREEHVTCVQSILDEFLQTYGSLIPLSTDEVVEKLEDIFQQEFSTPSRKGLVLQLIQSYQRMPGNAMVRGFRVAYKRHVLTMDDLGTLYGQNWLNDQVMNMYGDLVMDTVPEKVHFFNSFFYDKLRTKGYDGVKRWTKNVDIFNKELLLIPIHLEVHWSLISVDVRRRTITYFDSQRTLNRRCPKHIAKYLQAEAVKKDRLDFHHGWKGYFKMNVARQNNDSDCGAFVLQYCKHLALSQPFSFTQQDMPKLRRQIYKELCHCKLTV is encoded by the exons ATGAAAGAGACTATACAAGGGACCGGGTCTTGGGGGCCTGAGCCTCCTGGACCCGGCATAGCCCAAGCTTACTCAAGTCCCAGGCGGGAGCGTCTTCGTTGGCCCGCACCCCCCAAACCCCGACTCAAATCAGGTGGAGGGTTTGGGCCAGATCCTGGGTCAGGGACCACAGTGCCAGCCAGACGCCTCTCTGTCCCTCGGCCCTCTTTTGATGCCTCAGCtagtgaagaggaggaagaagaagaggatgaagatgaagatgaggaagaggaagtggCAGCTTGGAGGCTGCCCCCCAGATGGGGTCAGCTGGGAGCCTCCCAGCGGCCTCGTCCTCCCCGCCCCACTCATCGAAAAACCTGCTCACAGCGCCGCCGCAGAGCTATGAGAGCCTTCCGGATGCTGCTCTACTCTAAAAGCACCTCGCTGACATTCCACTGGAAGCTTTGGGGGCGCCACCGGGGCCGGCGGCGGAGCCTCACACAGCCCAAGAACCATCTTTCACCCCAGGAAGGTGGTGCGACACCACAGGTGCCATCCCCCTGCTGTCGTTTTGACTCCCCCCGGGGCCCACCTCCACCCCGGCTGGGTCTGCTAGGTGCTCTCATGGCTGAAGATGGGGTGAGAAGGTCTCCACCAGTGCCCTCTGGGCCCACTATGGAGGAAGATGGATTAAGGTGGACTCCAAAGTCTCCTCTGGACTCTGACTCAG GCCTCCTCTCCTGTGCTCTGCCCAATGGTTTTGGGGGACCACCTGGGCCAGAAGGGGAGCGAAGTCTGGCACCCCCTGATGCCAGCATCCTCATCAGCAATGTGTGCAGCATCGGGGACCATGTGGCCCAGGAGCTTTTTCAGGGCTCAGATTTGGGCACTGCAGAAGAGGCAGAGCGGCCCGGGGAGAAAGCTGGCCAGCACAGCCCTCTTCGGGAGGAGCATGTGACCTGCGTGCAAA GCATCTTGGATGAATTCCTTCAAACTTATGGCAGCCTCATCCCCCTCAGTACTGATGAGGTAGTagagaaactggaggacattttCCAGCAGGAGTTTTCTACGCCTTCCAG GAAGGGCCTGGTGCTGCAGCTGATCCAGTCATACCAGCGGATGCCAGGCAATGCCATGGTGAGGGGCTTCCGAGTGGCCTATAAGCGGCACGTGCTGACCATGGATGACTTGGGGACCTTGTATGGACAGAACTGGCTCAATGACCAG GTAATGAACATGTATGGAGACCTGGTCATGGACACAGTCCCTGAAAAG GTGCATTTCTTCAACAGTTTCTTCTATGATAAACTCCGTACCAAGGGTTATGATGGGGTGAAAAGGTGGACCAAAAAC GTGGACATCTTCAATAAGGAGCTACTGCTAATCCCCATCCACCTGGAGGTGCACTGGTCCCTCATCTCTGTTGATGTGAGGCGACGCACCATCACCTATTTTGACTCGCAGCGCACCCTAAACCGCCGCTGCCCTAAG CATATAGCCAAGTATCTACAGGCAGAGGCAGTGAAGAAAGACAGGCTAGATTTCCACCACGGCTGGAAAGGTTACTTCAAAATG AATGTGGCCAGGCAGAATAATGACAGTGACTGTGGCGCCTTTGTGTTGCAG TACTGCAAGCACCTGGCCCTGTCTCAGCCATTCAGCTTCACCCAGCAGGACATGCCCAAACTTCGTCGACAGATCTACAAGGAGCTGTGTCACTGCAAACTCACTGTGTGA